A genomic stretch from Alosa sapidissima isolate fAloSap1 chromosome 3, fAloSap1.pri, whole genome shotgun sequence includes:
- the LOC121705597 gene encoding diencephalon/mesencephalon homeobox protein 1-A-like isoform X2, whose product MRERLAICTNLPEARVQVWFKNRRAKFRKIQHILQKEQLPKQKEEEPKHKSPTGLSSVKQSREYNNKDTSYKPEELTDNVQFPYSTCLGVSTGISQIHSYTSSPVSLLCLQEQFSQNTATSNNLMHVPSFQMCAPVSIPHLGMNISIPATLSSVPCSFIQSLPHHSRFWNAQPLQASDGLPNHQTTSIENLCLKAKHHTVALGLDTLSN is encoded by the exons gtatggtttaAAAATCGCCGTGCTAAATTTCGCAAAATACAGCACATTCTTCAGAAAGAGCAGTTGCCGAAGCAGAAAGAG GAGGAGCCTAAACACAAATCACCTACAGGCTTGAGCTCAGTAAAGCAGTCCAGGGAGTACAACAACAAGGACACCTCTTACAAGCCAGAAGAATTAACAGATAACGTCCAGTTCCCCTACT CAACCTGTTTAGGTGTCAGCACTGGGATCTCTCAAATACACTCCTACACCTCTTCACCAGTCAGCCTCCTCTGCCTGCAGGAGCAGTTTTCCCAGAACACAGCCACCTCCAACAACCTGATGCATGTCCCCTCTTTTCAAATGTGTGCTCCTGTTTCCATTCCACACCTAGGAATGAATATCAGTATTCCAGCAACTCTTTCTTCCGTGCCCTGTTCTTTCATTCAATCTCTACCCCATCATTCACGATTCTGGAATGCCCAACCCCTTCAGGCCTCAGATGGGCTTCCTAACCATCAAACCACCAGCATTGAAAACTTGTGTCTTAAAGCCAAGCACCACACAGTAGCTCTTGGTTTGGACACTCTATCCAACTAA